The Agrococcus sp. SGAir0287 DNA window GCTCTCGGGCGACTTCGCGCCGGAGGAGTACGAGGACGACTACCAGGTGCAGCTGCGGCAGCTCGTCGACGCGAAGCTCGAGCAGGGCGATGCGATCGACACGGCCGCGACGTTCGGCGAGGAGGCCGAGGAGGCCGAGGTGCTCGACCTCATGGAGGCGCTGCAGCGGTCCGTCGAGCGCCGCAAGGGCGCGAAGGCCGACGCGAAGGGCGCGAAGGGCTCGGGCTCGAAGCGCTCGAAGTCGGCCTGAGGAGTCGCGCGTGGCCGAGCAGAGCGTGCGCGTCGGTGGTCGCACGCTCGGCGTGTCGAACCTCGACAAGGTGCTCTACCCCGACGCAGGCACGACGAAGGCCGACGTCATCGCGTACCTGCAGGAGGTCGCGCCCGTCATGCTGCCGCACGTGCGCGACCGCCCCGTGACCCGCAAGCGCTGGGTGCACGGCGTCGGCACGGCCGAGGACCCCGGCGAGGTCTTCTTCGTGAAGGCGCTCGAGCAGGGTGCGCCCTCGTGGATCCCCCGCCGACCCATCGAGCACAAGGAGGGGCCGAAGGAGTACCCGCTCGTCGAGGACGCCGCGACGCTCGCATGGCTCGCGCAGATGGCGGCGCTCGAGCTGCACGTGCCGCAGTGGCGCTTCGGTCCGGACGGCGCGCGCCGCGATCCCGACCGGCTCGTGCTCGACCTCGACCCCGGCGAGGGCGCCGGGCTGGCGCAGTGCCAGGAGGTGGCGTTGCTCGCGCGCGACCTGCTCGAGGACATGGGGCTGCGGCCGCTGCCCGTCACGAGCGGCTCGAAGGGCATCCACCTCTACGCGCGCATCGACGGCCTGGATGCGGAGCAGGCGTCCGCGCTCGCGAAGGCGATCGCCGTGTCGCTCGAGGAGCTGCATCCCGATCTCGTCGTCTCGTCGCAGCGCAAGGCGAGCCGTGTCGGCAAGGTGCTCGTCGACTGGAGCCAGAACTCCGGCGCCAAGACGACCGTCGCGCCCTACTCGCTGCGCGGACGCCCGACGCCGACCGTCGCGGCACCGCGCACGTGGCGCGAGATCGAGTCGGACGGGCTCGCGCAGCTCACCTACCGCGAGGTGCTCGAGCGCGTCGCCCGCGACGGCGACCTCCTCGCGCCCCTCGCGCCACCGCCCATGGTCGACCGTCTCGCCGTGTACCGCCAGAAGCGCTCCGCCGACCGCACCCCGGAGCCCGTGCCCGACGAGGCGCCGCAGCCGACGTACGGCCGTTCCTTCGTGATCCACGAGCATCACGCCTCGAGCCTCCACTGGGACCTCCGGCTCGAGCACGACGGCGTGCTCATGTCGTGGGCGATCCCGAAGGGCATCCCGACCTCCGGCGAGAAGGATCGGCTCGCGGTGCGCACCGAGGACCATCCGCTCGAGTACGGCCGCTTCGAGGGCGTGATCCCGAAGGGAGAGTACGGCGCGGGCGAGATCCGCATCTGGGATGCCGGCGACTACACCGTGAAGGACTGGGATCCGGGCCTGAAGGCCGTCACGCTGCACGGGCGACCCGACGGCGGCCTCGGCGGCTCGCCCGTGCGGATCGCGCTCGTGCAGACCGACGGCGACCAGTGGCTGTGCCACCGCATGCGGCTGCCGACGGCGTCGGCAGAGCGATCGCAGCGCTCGCGCGGTGCTGCCGTGCCGCGCACGCCGTCGCCGATGCTCGCGTCGACGCGCTCGCTCGCCGACGTCGGCGACGGATGGGTGTTCGAGCCGAAGTGGGACGGATGGCGCGCGCTCGTGACCGTCGACGGCGACGACGTGCGGCTGCGGTCGCGGTCCGGCCAGTCGCTCACGGACGGGTTCTCGGAGCTGCTCGCGCCCATCCGGCAGGCGGTGACCGCGGAGCGCGCCATCGTCGACGGTGAGCTCGTCGCAGGCGCTGGCGGCGGCGACTTCTCCTCGCTGCAGGGCCGGCTTGGCGACCCTCGCGCGCGTGGGCGCGCCGTCGACCGCGGCGAGCCCGTGGCCCTCGTGCTCTTCGACGCGCTCGAGGTCGACGGACGCTCGCTCCTGCGCCTGCCGCTCGCCGAGCGGCGCGAGGAGCTCGAGCGCATCGTCGTGCCCTCCGATCGCGTCGCGATCACCGAGCAGCTCTCGGGGTCGGCGGCGGCGATCGTCGAGGCGTCGCAGCGGCTCGGCATCGAGGGGCTCGTGGCCAAGCGCCTGTCGTCGACGTATCAGCCGGGCGCGCGCAGCGACGACTGGCGCAAGGTCGTGCACGTGCGCACGCACGAGGTCGCGGTCGTCGGATGGCTGCCCGGCGAGGGCTCGCTCGGCCGCACCTTCGGCTCGCTCGTGCTGGCGGCGCCGGACGCGGACGGGCGGCTGCGCTACGCCGGCCGCGTCGGCACGGGCTTCTCGGCCCGCGATCGCGCGACGATCCGCGAGCGGCTGCCCGACCAGACGCGCGCCTCCCGCGCCGTCGACGACGTGCCGCCCGACGTCGCGAGGGCGATGACGTGGATGCGCGCCGCCGTCGGCGAGGTGCGCTTCACTGCGGTGACGGAGGCGGGCGCATTCCGCCAGCCCGTGTGGCGCGGCCTGCGCCCCGACAAGTCGCTCGACGACCTGACCCCGCTCCCCGATCGCTGAGCCGCGGCGTGAGGAGCAACCCGGCCGCGAATGGCGATCTCCCAGCTCCTCCCCACCGCTCCTTGCGGTGCGCCCTTCGAGACGCTCGCTGCGCTCGCTCCTCAGGACCCGCGCAGCGAGCCTCGAAAGGAGCACCGACCCTCACACCCCGGCCACCCGCCTGACCCGTGCCGTCTCTCCCAACCGCTCCTTGAGGTGCGAGCGCACCGAGCCTCGAAAGGAGCACCGACCCTCCCACCCCGGCCACCCGACTGACCCGCGCCACCTCCCCGCACCGCACCTTGAAGTGGACCCTTCGAGACGCGCGCTGCGCTCGCTCCGACCGTCCCGTGCCGCTCCCCTGAACCGCTCCTTGAGGTGCGAGCGCAGCGAGCCTCGAAAGGAGCACCGACCCTCCCACTCCGGCCACCCGACTGACCCGCGCCACCTCCCCGAACCGCTCCTCGAGGTGGACCCTTCGAGACGCGCGCTGCGCTCGCTCCGACCGTCCCGTGCCGCTCCCCCGAACCGCTCCTTGAGGTGCGAGCGCAGCGAGCCTCGAAAGGAGCACCGACCCTCCCGAACCGGCCATCCGCGCCGGGGGTTCCGTGTCGGTGGTCGCTGGCAGAGTCGGGTCATGGCGCAGGAGATCGACGGCACGGCACCGGGTCCTGACCCTGCCGCGCTGGCCGCGATCGAGGCGAACGCCCTCTCCCAGCTCGCCGCGCTCCGCTTCGGCAGGCAGGCGCTCGAAGCCTACGAGCTGCGGCTCCTCGCGTCCCTCGGGCATCTCGCGCTCGAGCGTGCCGGGGGTGGGTCGAGCGAGCGGTCGGCGATGGAGCTGCGATCCATCGCCGCCGAGATCGGCGTCCAGGCGCGCGTGTCGGATCGCACGGTCGAGCGGCAGATCGGCGATGCGATGCACCTGGTCGACACGTGGCCGCTCGTGCTCGACGCGTTCGCCGACGGACGCATCAGCCGCGGCCATGTGCGCGCGATCACGGAGGCAGGCTCGGTCCTCTCGTCTTCCGACGTGACCGCGGAGCAGCGCGCCGCCTACGAGGAGCGGATGGTCGCCCTCGCCGAGACGACCACGCCCGCCCGCGTCGCGAAGGCTGCCCGGAAGGCTGCGGATGCGCAACTGGCCGAGCCGCTCGTCGACCGCCACCGCGCCGCCCGCGACGACAGACGCGTGACCATCGAACCCGCCGACGACGGGATGGCGTGGATCGGCGCCTACGTCCCCGCAGTCCTCGCGCACGGCATCGACCACCGCCTCCGCGCCGGCGCCCGCACCAAGCCCAAGGACGACCCGCGCACCATCGACCAATGGCGCGCCGACGCATTCTGCGAGCTCCTCCTCACCGGCAGCGGCGCGCCGGATGGCGCCACCCAGAGCGTCGGCGCCGACGATGCGACCGAGCATGCAGGTCTGCTCTCGACGGTCCGTCCGGTCGTGCAGGTCACGATCCCCGTCACGACCCTCACCGGGCACGACGACGCACCCGCCACGCTCGACGGCGTCCAGCCCATCGACGCGGAGACCGCCCGCATCCTCGCCGTCGTCGCCGCGACCTGGGAGCGACTGCTCACCGACCCGATCCGCGGCACCGTCGTCGAGGTCGACACCTACCAGCCCACCGCCGCCCAACGCCGGCTGCTCATCGCCCGCGACCAGCACTGCCGATTCCCCGGCTGCGCATCCCACGCACGCACCGCCGACGTCGACCACACCATCGCCTGGGACCACGGCGGCACCACCAGCCTGAGCAACCTCGCCCACCTCTGCAGACGCCGCCACACCCTCAAGCACGCCACCGCCTGGACCGTCCACCAACCACGACCCGGCCACCTCCACTGGCGATCACCGCTGGGCGAGGACTACGTCGACCGACCACCAGCGACCGGACCCACCTTCACCGACGCATCCGAGTCGACCGCTGCCATCGCAGCAGCCGACGCATGGGGTCCACCGACCGCCGCGACGGACGCCGGCTCCGGCTTCCAGCAGCCGACCTTCCAGCGGTCGCCGAGTCCGCTTCCTCTCGGCTCCCGAGCCCTGCGGCTCCCGGACTGGTCGCAGCCCGAGCTCGCGCGCGCGACGAACGGCCCCGACGACCCGCCGCACGGCCCGCCGACCGTGCTGCGGGCACCGCTCCGTCGCATGGATACCCTCGCTGCATGGACTCGAGCGCGCCCGCATCGCCGCCGCCCGACCATCGCCTTCGTCGCCTCGGCCGAGCGTACTTCGGCGTGCAGGCACTCGCCGGCGCCGCGTGGTGGATCGCCGTGTTCGTGGTCCCCGGCGTGCGCGAGGCGACGCTCGGCGACCTACCGCCCGTGCTCGTCGCCGCGTTCGACATCCCGTTGTTCGTCGCAGCATCGGCGATCGCCGCCGCCGGCATCCGATGGGCGGCGTGGCTCGTGACGGCGTGGACGCTGCTCGTCGCGGTCGGCATGGCCGGCTACGCGACCGTCACGCAGCTCGCGGGCATCGGCGCCGTGCTCATGCTCGCAGCTGCAGCGGCCAGCGTCGCTGCGGCATGCCTCGTGCTGCTCGGCCGCGTCCCGAGCGAGCTCGTCGTGCGCGGCCCGTTCGCCTTCGCCGTCGCCCCCGTCGCGGCGGCGCGCGCCAACGGCGCCCGCACCGCGGGGCAGATCGTCGTGTTCTGGGGCACCTTCCTCATCGTGCTCCCGATCCTCATCGCGCTCGTCGAGGCTCGATGGCAGCTGCGCGTCGAGCCACCGCCCATCGTGCAGGCGGCGGGCATCCTGCTCTTCGTCGCTGCGAGCGTCCTCGGGATCGCGTCGGCGCGCGCGATGGTCACGTACGGCGAGGGCACGCCGCTGCCGTCGGCGCAGCCGCGCAGGCTCGTCGTCGCGGGCCCGTACCGGTGGGTGCGGAACCCCATGGCGATCGCCGGCATCGTGCAGGGCATCGCCGTGGGGCTCGCGATCGGCTCGTGGATGGTCGTCGTGTGGGCCGCTGCCGGCTCGCTCGTGTGGAACCACGTCGTGCGGCCCGAGGAGGAGGCGGATCTGCTCGCGCGCTTCGGAGCCGACTACGCCGCCTACCGCGATCGCGTGCGCTGCTGGGTCCCCGGCCACCCCCTTCCCCCGGGTCACGAGCGGGCGTAGCGTCCACAGGAGCACGAAGGAGGTCGCCATGACCGAGAAGTCCGTCGACGAGATGGGGCGGCTGGTGAGCGGCGTGCAGTCCGCGTCGCCGCTGCCCGACACCGAGTGGATCCACGACGATCCGATCACGCACGAGCGCCCGGCGCCGACGCCGGACGCGACGGCGGAGGACGAGTCGCAGCTCTAGCGGACCGTCTCAGGCGCGCGCTGCCGCGAGCAGCGCAGGCAGCTCGCGGTTGATGCGGGCCGCCCACCCGGGGCCCTCGTACACGAACGCCGAGTAGCCCTGCACGAGCGTCGCGCCGGCCGCCAGGCGCTCAGCCACGTGCTCGGCGGTGGTGACGCCGCCGACCGAGATGACGCACACGTCGCGAGGCAGCACCCGTCGGAGCACGCGGAGCACCTCGAGCGACCTCGCTCGCAGCGGGGCGCCGGAGAGCCCGCCGGCGCCCGCGGCCTCCACGAGCGCGGCGTCGGACACGAGGCCGTCGCGCGCGATCGTGGTGTTCGTCGCGATGACGCCCGCGAGGCCGAGGCGCTGCACGAGCGTCGCGACCCCCTCGATCGCCTCGTCGTCGAGGTCGGGAGCGATCTTCACGAGCACCGGCGTCGCGCCCGCGGCGTCGCGGACGGCCTCGAGCAGCGGGGCGAGACGCTCCTCGTCCTGCAGCCCGCGCAGCCCCGGCGTATTGGGCGAGGAGACGTTGACGGCGAGGTAGTCGGCGAGCGGCGCGAGCAGGCGCGTCGAGACGAGGTAGTCGTCGATGGCGTCGTCGACGTCGACGACGCGGCTCTTGCCGATGTTGACGCCGATCACGGGACGGGACCGCGCGCGACGCGCAGCGCGCAGCCGCTCGGCCGCGGCCTCGGCGCCGGCGTTGTTGAAGCCCATCCGGTTGACGAGGGCCGCGTCGGCGACGAGGCGGAAGAGCCGCGGACGATCGTTGCCGGGCTGCGGGATGGCGGTGACGGTGCCGACCTCGACGTGCCCGAAGCCGAGCGCGCCGAGCCCCGCGATCATCGACGCGTCCTTGTCGAAGCCCGCGGCGAGGCCGAACGGGGTCGGGAACTCGCGCCCGAGGGCACGGACGCGGAGGGACGGATCCGTCCGCACGCCCGGCCGCACCCGGCCCGCGGCCCGCACGACGATCGCGCCAAGGTGATGCGCACGCTCGGCGTCGATGCGCGTGAGCACGTGGTCGTACAGCGCGCCGTACAGGCTCATGCGTCCGCCCGCTGCACGCCGTGGTCGCGGCGCAGCCCCTCGATCGCCGACTCGAAGTCCTCGAGCGACTCGAACGCCTGGTAGACGCTCGCGAAGCGCAGGTACGCGACCTCGTCGAGCTCCCGCAGCGGCGGCAGCACGGCGAGGCCGATGTCGTTCGCGTCGATCTGGCTCACGCCCGTCGCGCGGATGGCCTCCTCGACGCTCTGCGCGACCGTCGCGAGGTCCGCGTCCGTCACCGGTCGGCCCTGGCACGCCTTGCGCACGCCCTCGATCACCTTGTCGCGACTGAAGGGCTCGACGACGCCCGAGCGCTTCACGACGAGGAGGCTCGCCGACTCCGTCGTCGTGAAGCGTCGCTCGCAGCGCGGGCACTGCCGACGGCGACGGATCGAGAGCCCATCGTCCGACGAGCGCGTGTCGACGACGCGGGAGTCGGGATGGCGGCAGAAGGGGCAGTGCATGTCAGAGCCTCGCTCGGATCGCCTCGGCATGCGCGGGCAGGTCCTCGCTCTCGGCGAGCGCGACGACCGCGTCCGCGACGCCGCGCAGGCCCTCGAGGTCGTAGCGCACGACCTGCTGCGGACGCAGGAACGTCGCGGCGCCGAGCCCCGAGACCCGAGCCGCCTGACCGCCCGTGGGCAGCACGTGGTTGGAGCCCGCGGCGTAGTCGCCGAGGCTCACGGGCGTCGCGGGTCCGACGAAGATCGCGCCGGCGTTGCGGATGCGCCGGGTCACGGCGTCGTCGTCGGCCGTCATGATCTCGAGGTGCTCGGGCGCGTAGGCGTCCGAGACCGCGATCGCCTGGTCGACGTCGGCGACGATGATGGTCGCCGACTGCTCGGCGGTCAGCGAGACGCGCACGCGCCCCGCGTGGGGCGTCGCCGCCACGCGCACCTCGAGGGCGGCGTCGACCGCATCCGCGAGCGCGACGGAGTCGGTGACGAGGACGGCGGCGGCGAGCTCGTCGTGCTCCGCCTGGCTCACGAGGTCGGCGGCGACGAGGTCGGCGTCGGCCGTGGCGTCGGCGATGACGAGGATCTCGGTCGGCCCGGCCTCGGAGTCGACGCGCACGTGCCCGCCGACGACGCGCTTCGCCGCGGCGACGAAGACGTTGCCGGGCCCCGTGACCACGTCGACGGCGTCGACGACGCCGGGCACGCCGTAGGCGAGCGCGCCGATCGCGCCCGCACCGCCGGCCGCGAGCACCTCGTCGACGCCGAGCAGCGCCGCCGCCGCGAGGATCGTCGGGTGCGGCAGCCCGTCGTGGTCGGCCTGCGGCGGCGAGGCGAGCACGATGCGCTCGACGCCCGCGACCTGGGCGGCCACGACGTTCATCACGACGCTCGACGGGTAGACGGCCTTGCCTCCTGGCACGTAGACGCCGGCGCGGGCGACCGGCATCCACCGCTGCTCGACGACCGCGCCGGCGGCGAGCGTCGTCGACGCGGGCGGGGGCACCTGCGCGGCCGTCGCGAGGCGCACGCGCGCGATGGCGGTCTCGAGCGCCGCGCGCACCGCAGGGTCGAGCGCGGCGAGGGCCGCATCGAGCGCGGCCTGCGGCACGCGCAGCGCAGCGGGGCGCACGGCATCGAAGCGCTCGGCCTGCGCGAGCAGGGCCTCGGCACCCTCGGCGCGCACGGCCTCGATCAGCGTGCGAGCGGCATCGAGCGCGCGGTCGACGTCGTGCGCCGCACGGGGCAGCTCGGGGAGGTCGGCGCGCGCGGACAGATCGAGGCGTCGCAGCATGCATCCAGGGTATTGCGCCGACGATGCTCCCTCGAACCGGGTGGCATCCGCTCGCCTTCCGGTCGCCGGCGTCAGACGAGCGCCGACGGGCCGAGCAGGCTCTTCAGCTCGCCGAAGAGCGCCGAGGAGATCTGCACCTGATGCTGCAGTCGGAACACGCGCGCCGCGCCCGGCCGCTCGAGGCGCATCCGCACCTCCGTCGGCCCCTGGTGGCGCTCGAGCACGGCCCGCAGGTCGCGCGTGACGGCGAGCGTCGCGCGGCGCTCCATGAGCCGCAGCTCGAGCGGCTTCGACTCGTCGACCGGCAGCAGGTCGGGGAACTCGAGGTGGTTCGCGTGCAGCGTGAAGCCCTCGTCGCGCGTGCGGAAGCGCCCCTTGACCACGGCGATGCGATCGGCGGCCATGTCGTGCTGGAAGGCGGTGTACGTCTTGCCGAGCACCATGACGTCGACCTCGCCGCCGAAGTCCTCGATCGTGAGGATGCCGTAGGGATTGCCCGACTGCCGAGCGACGCGATGCTGCGCCGTCGTGATGAGGCCCGCGATCGTCACGGTGTCGCCGTCCTCGCAGTCGTCGGCGAGCGTCTGGATCTGGTGGCTCGCGTGCTTCGCGAGCTCGAGGTCGAGGCCGGCGAGGGGATGGTCGGAGACGTAGAGGCCCAGCATCTCGCGCTCGAAGGCCAGCTTGTCGCGCTTGACCCACTCGGGCCGCTCGGGCACCTTCTGCTGATGCTCGGGCTCGTCCCACAGTGCGTCGAAGTCGAAGCCGACGGCACCGAACTCCTCGCGCTTCTTGTCGGTGACGGCCTGGTCGACCGCGGCCTCGTGCACCTCGAGCAGCGCCCGCCGCGTCGATCCCATCGAGTCGAAGGCGCCCGCCTTGATGAGCGACTCGACCGTGCGCTTGTTCGCGGCCGCGACCGGCACCTTCTTCAGGTAGTCGTGGAACGACTCGTACGGCTCCGGCGACCGCGCCGCGACGATGGCGTCGACGACGTTCGCGCCGACGTTCCGCACGGCGCCGAGGCCGAAGCGGATGTCGTCGCCGACGGCCGTGAAGCGCAGCGACGAGGCGTTGACGTCCGGCGGCAGCACCGTGATGCCCATGCGACGGCACTCCGAGAGGTAGAGCGCCATCTTGTCCTTCGAGTCGCCGACGCTCGTGAGCAGCGCGGCCATGTACTCGGGCGCGTAGTGCGCCTTGAGGTACGCCGTCCAGTACGAGATGACGCCGTACGCCGCGGAGTGCGCCTTGTTGAAGGCGTAGTCCGAGAACGGCAGCAGGATCTCCCACAGCTTCTCGACCGCCGACATCGAGTAGCCGCGGTCGAGCATGCCCTGCGAGAAGCCGGCGAACTGCTTGTCGAGCTCCGCCTTCTTCTTCTTGCCCATCGCGCGGCGCAGGATGTCGGCCTCGCCGAGCGTGAAGCCGGCGACCTTCTGCGCGATCGCCATCACCTGCTCCTGGTAGATGATGAGGCCGTACGACTCCTCGAGGATCTCCGCGAGCGGCTCGGCGAGCTCGGGATGGATCGGCGTGATCGCCTGCTGACCGTTCTTGCGCAGCGCGTAGTTCGTGTGCGAGTTCGCGCCCATGGGGCCGGGGCGGTAGAGCGCGATGAGGGCGGAGATGTCCTCGAAGGAGTCCGGCCGCATGAGGCGCATGAGCGAGCGCAGCGGCCCGCCGTCGAGCTGGAAGACGCCGAGGGAGTCGCCGCGTGCGAGCAGGTCGTACGCGCCGCGGTCGTCGAGCGGCAGCGTCTCGAGGTCGAGCGTCTCGCCGCGGTTGGCGACGATGTTGTCGAGCGCGTCCGAGATGATCGTGAGGTTGCGCAGCCCGAGGAAGTCCATCTTGATGAGGCCGAGGGCCTCGCAGGTCGGGTAGTCGAACTGCGTGATGATCGCGCCGTCCTGCTCCCGCTTCATGATGGGGATGATGTCGATGAGCGGGTCGGACGACATGATGACGCCGGCCGCGTGCACGCCCCACTGGCGCTTGAGGTTCTCGAGGCCGAGCGCGGTGTCGTAGACGGTGCGCGCGTCGGGATCCGCGTCGAGGATGGCGCGGAAGTCGCCCGCCTCCTTGTAGCGCGGGTGCTCGGGGTCGGTGATGCCCGAGAGCGGGATGTCCTTCGCCATGATCGGCGCGGGCATCGCCTTCGTGAGCCGCTCGCCGAGACCGAAGGGCTGCCCGAGCACGCGCGTGGCGTCCTTCAGGGCCTGCTTCGACTTGATCGTGCCGTACGTCACGATCTGCGCCACGCGCTCCGTGCCGTACTTCTCCGTCACGTAGCGGATCACCTCGCCGCGACGCCGATCGTCGAAGTCGACGTCGAAGTCGGGCATCGAGACGCGGTCCGGGTTCAGGAAGCGCTCGAAGATGAGGCCGTGCTCGAGCGGGTCGAGGTCGGTGATGCGCATGGCGTAGGCCGCCATCGAGCCTGCGCCCGAGCCGCGTCCGGGGCCGACGCGGATGCCGTTGTCCTT harbors:
- the dnaE gene encoding DNA polymerase III subunit alpha, whose amino-acid sequence is MAEQFAHLHVHTEYSMLDGAAHVGPLVEAAVEQGMPAIAMTDHGNVFGAFDFWSKATAAGIKPIIGMEAYVTPGTHRSDRTRVKWGDDAGGDDVSGGGSYTHMTLLAETTEGMHNLFRMASLASMEGYYFKPRLDRELLARYSEGIIATTGCVGGEVQTRLRLGQYDEARRAAAEFRDIFGKERFFAEVMDHGIDVERRTMGDLLRLAKELDLPLVATNDLHYTHASDATAHSALLCVQSGTTLHDPKRFKFDGEGYYLKSAAEMRHIFRDHPEACDNTLLIAERADVRFDTSANYMPRYPVPEGHTEESWFRAEVAAGLERRYPAGIPERVQAQADYEMGVIAQMGFPGYFLVVADFINWAKDNGIRVGPGRGSGAGSMAAYAMRITDLDPLEHGLIFERFLNPDRVSMPDFDVDFDDRRRGEVIRYVTEKYGTERVAQIVTYGTIKSKQALKDATRVLGQPFGLGERLTKAMPAPIMAKDIPLSGITDPEHPRYKEAGDFRAILDADPDARTVYDTALGLENLKRQWGVHAAGVIMSSDPLIDIIPIMKREQDGAIITQFDYPTCEALGLIKMDFLGLRNLTIISDALDNIVANRGETLDLETLPLDDRGAYDLLARGDSLGVFQLDGGPLRSLMRLMRPDSFEDISALIALYRPGPMGANSHTNYALRKNGQQAITPIHPELAEPLAEILEESYGLIIYQEQVMAIAQKVAGFTLGEADILRRAMGKKKKAELDKQFAGFSQGMLDRGYSMSAVEKLWEILLPFSDYAFNKAHSAAYGVISYWTAYLKAHYAPEYMAALLTSVGDSKDKMALYLSECRRMGITVLPPDVNASSLRFTAVGDDIRFGLGAVRNVGANVVDAIVAARSPEPYESFHDYLKKVPVAAANKRTVESLIKAGAFDSMGSTRRALLEVHEAAVDQAVTDKKREEFGAVGFDFDALWDEPEHQQKVPERPEWVKRDKLAFEREMLGLYVSDHPLAGLDLELAKHASHQIQTLADDCEDGDTVTIAGLITTAQHRVARQSGNPYGILTIEDFGGEVDVMVLGKTYTAFQHDMAADRIAVVKGRFRTRDEGFTLHANHLEFPDLLPVDESKPLELRLMERRATLAVTRDLRAVLERHQGPTEVRMRLERPGAARVFRLQHQVQISSALFGELKSLLGPSALV
- the hisD gene encoding histidinol dehydrogenase encodes the protein MLRRLDLSARADLPELPRAAHDVDRALDAARTLIEAVRAEGAEALLAQAERFDAVRPAALRVPQAALDAALAALDPAVRAALETAIARVRLATAAQVPPPASTTLAAGAVVEQRWMPVARAGVYVPGGKAVYPSSVVMNVVAAQVAGVERIVLASPPQADHDGLPHPTILAAAALLGVDEVLAAGGAGAIGALAYGVPGVVDAVDVVTGPGNVFVAAAKRVVGGHVRVDSEAGPTEILVIADATADADLVAADLVSQAEHDELAAAVLVTDSVALADAVDAALEVRVAATPHAGRVRVSLTAEQSATIIVADVDQAIAVSDAYAPEHLEIMTADDDAVTRRIRNAGAIFVGPATPVSLGDYAAGSNHVLPTGGQAARVSGLGAATFLRPQQVVRYDLEGLRGVADAVVALAESEDLPAHAEAIRARL
- the nrdR gene encoding transcriptional regulator NrdR encodes the protein MHCPFCRHPDSRVVDTRSSDDGLSIRRRRQCPRCERRFTTTESASLLVVKRSGVVEPFSRDKVIEGVRKACQGRPVTDADLATVAQSVEEAIRATGVSQIDANDIGLAVLPPLRELDEVAYLRFASVYQAFESLEDFESAIEGLRRDHGVQRADA
- the ligD gene encoding non-homologous end-joining DNA ligase, whose translation is MAEQSVRVGGRTLGVSNLDKVLYPDAGTTKADVIAYLQEVAPVMLPHVRDRPVTRKRWVHGVGTAEDPGEVFFVKALEQGAPSWIPRRPIEHKEGPKEYPLVEDAATLAWLAQMAALELHVPQWRFGPDGARRDPDRLVLDLDPGEGAGLAQCQEVALLARDLLEDMGLRPLPVTSGSKGIHLYARIDGLDAEQASALAKAIAVSLEELHPDLVVSSQRKASRVGKVLVDWSQNSGAKTTVAPYSLRGRPTPTVAAPRTWREIESDGLAQLTYREVLERVARDGDLLAPLAPPPMVDRLAVYRQKRSADRTPEPVPDEAPQPTYGRSFVIHEHHASSLHWDLRLEHDGVLMSWAIPKGIPTSGEKDRLAVRTEDHPLEYGRFEGVIPKGEYGAGEIRIWDAGDYTVKDWDPGLKAVTLHGRPDGGLGGSPVRIALVQTDGDQWLCHRMRLPTASAERSQRSRGAAVPRTPSPMLASTRSLADVGDGWVFEPKWDGWRALVTVDGDDVRLRSRSGQSLTDGFSELLAPIRQAVTAERAIVDGELVAGAGGGDFSSLQGRLGDPRARGRAVDRGEPVALVLFDALEVDGRSLLRLPLAERREELERIVVPSDRVAITEQLSGSAAAIVEASQRLGIEGLVAKRLSSTYQPGARSDDWRKVVHVRTHEVAVVGWLPGEGSLGRTFGSLVLAAPDADGRLRYAGRVGTGFSARDRATIRERLPDQTRASRAVDDVPPDVARAMTWMRAAVGEVRFTAVTEAGAFRQPVWRGLRPDKSLDDLTPLPDR
- a CDS encoding methyltransferase family protein, which gives rise to MFVAASAIAAAGIRWAAWLVTAWTLLVAVGMAGYATVTQLAGIGAVLMLAAAAASVAAACLVLLGRVPSELVVRGPFAFAVAPVAAARANGARTAGQIVVFWGTFLIVLPILIALVEARWQLRVEPPPIVQAAGILLFVAASVLGIASARAMVTYGEGTPLPSAQPRRLVVAGPYRWVRNPMAIAGIVQGIAVGLAIGSWMVVVWAAAGSLVWNHVVRPEEEADLLARFGADYAAYRDRVRCWVPGHPLPPGHERA
- a CDS encoding HNH endonuclease signature motif containing protein — encoded protein: MAQEIDGTAPGPDPAALAAIEANALSQLAALRFGRQALEAYELRLLASLGHLALERAGGGSSERSAMELRSIAAEIGVQARVSDRTVERQIGDAMHLVDTWPLVLDAFADGRISRGHVRAITEAGSVLSSSDVTAEQRAAYEERMVALAETTTPARVAKAARKAADAQLAEPLVDRHRAARDDRRVTIEPADDGMAWIGAYVPAVLAHGIDHRLRAGARTKPKDDPRTIDQWRADAFCELLLTGSGAPDGATQSVGADDATEHAGLLSTVRPVVQVTIPVTTLTGHDDAPATLDGVQPIDAETARILAVVAATWERLLTDPIRGTVVEVDTYQPTAAQRRLLIARDQHCRFPGCASHARTADVDHTIAWDHGGTTSLSNLAHLCRRRHTLKHATAWTVHQPRPGHLHWRSPLGEDYVDRPPATGPTFTDASESTAAIAAADAWGPPTAATDAGSGFQQPTFQRSPSPLPLGSRALRLPDWSQPELARATNGPDDPPHGPPTVLRAPLRRMDTLAAWTRARPHRRRPTIAFVASAERTSACRHSPAPRGGSPCSWSPACARRRSATYRPCSSPRSTSRCSSQHRRSPPPASDGRRGS
- a CDS encoding quinone-dependent dihydroorotate dehydrogenase, yielding MYGALYDHVLTRIDAERAHHLGAIVVRAAGRVRPGVRTDPSLRVRALGREFPTPFGLAAGFDKDASMIAGLGALGFGHVEVGTVTAIPQPGNDRPRLFRLVADAALVNRMGFNNAGAEAAAERLRAARRARSRPVIGVNIGKSRVVDVDDAIDDYLVSTRLLAPLADYLAVNVSSPNTPGLRGLQDEERLAPLLEAVRDAAGATPVLVKIAPDLDDEAIEGVATLVQRLGLAGVIATNTTIARDGLVSDAALVEAAGAGGLSGAPLRARSLEVLRVLRRVLPRDVCVISVGGVTTAEHVAERLAAGATLVQGYSAFVYEGPGWAARINRELPALLAAARA